The following coding sequences lie in one Peribacillus frigoritolerans genomic window:
- a CDS encoding ADP-ribosylglycohydrolase family protein — MTGRRMVDRWEDDNKIFMSLAIKKRVLPSLYGGIIGDMLGVPVEFKKRGTFTIDDITGYGTYNQPPGTWSDDTSLTLCLIENLIEKSDSAELIQKFVQYMESGYWTPHHEMFDIGRTTSEAITKFKSGTPAPECGGNAMFDNGNGALMRVAPVAFILINNFNFIEKIQTIKKYTEVTHAHPRSVVGSIIYVEFLLRLYYNNSPEDAIRQTKKLFDENFDKDHIYQKELQSYSRIFEEGFFSLPQEEILSDGYVVHTLEAAIWCLGNSDSFSDAVLKAVNLGDDTDTVGAITGTMAGMYYKIDDIPKEWLEKITRKEDIDQLIEKFLSFCADKAIKEEYGD, encoded by the coding sequence ATGACAGGCAGAAGAATGGTAGACAGATGGGAAGACGATAACAAGATTTTTATGAGTTTAGCTATTAAGAAAAGAGTATTACCGAGTCTGTATGGCGGTATTATTGGAGACATGCTTGGTGTCCCAGTTGAATTTAAAAAAAGAGGGACGTTTACTATTGATGATATAACGGGATATGGAACGTATAATCAGCCACCAGGCACTTGGTCGGATGATACTTCGTTAACTTTATGTTTAATTGAAAACTTAATTGAAAAAAGCGATTCAGCGGAGCTAATACAAAAATTCGTTCAGTATATGGAATCTGGTTATTGGACACCACATCATGAAATGTTCGATATTGGCAGAACGACCAGTGAAGCCATAACCAAGTTTAAAAGTGGAACGCCAGCGCCAGAATGTGGCGGAAATGCAATGTTTGATAATGGGAATGGGGCGTTGATGAGGGTCGCTCCAGTAGCATTTATCCTTATTAATAACTTTAATTTCATTGAAAAAATCCAAACCATTAAAAAGTATACGGAAGTAACCCATGCACATCCGCGTTCTGTGGTAGGTTCCATTATTTATGTCGAGTTTTTACTTAGACTTTATTATAATAATTCTCCTGAAGATGCAATAAGACAAACAAAAAAACTTTTTGATGAGAATTTTGATAAAGATCATATATACCAAAAAGAGCTGCAATCCTATTCAAGAATTTTTGAAGAAGGTTTCTTTTCATTACCACAAGAAGAAATTTTGTCAGATGGTTATGTCGTTCATACGTTGGAAGCAGCCATTTGGTGCTTAGGAAATTCAGATTCGTTTAGCGATGCCGTTTTAAAAGCAGTGAATCTAGGAGATGATACGGATACAGTAGGTGCCATTACGGGAACAATGGCAGGTATGTACTATAAAATCGACGACATTCCTAAAGAATGGCTTGAGAAAATCACCAGAAAAGAAGATATTGATCAATTAATCGAGAAATTCCTTAGTTTTTGTGCAGATAAAGCAATTAAAGAAGAGTATGGAGATTGA